The following are encoded together in the Cyanobacterium aponinum PCC 10605 genome:
- a CDS encoding MBL fold metallo-hydrolase → MQLTWLDSNSWLIEMSNTRILLDPWLVGSLVFGNLKWLLEGKKKTSRPIPDNIDFILLSQGLEDHAHPPTLKVLDHNLPVVASVNAGKVCQDLGYTNITTLKHNESYIFNDKIQIDAIAGSPVGPGVIENGYILRDLVTGESIYYEPHGFHSPNLQKQESITTIITPLTNIKIPFLGPVIKGQETAVEVCRWLNPQYILSTAAGGDIDFDGLLVNLLKPDGTIERLRNLLKEANLFVNVIEPQPGEKIVITK, encoded by the coding sequence ATGCAATTAACTTGGTTAGATAGCAATTCATGGCTGATTGAAATGTCCAACACGAGGATTTTACTTGATCCTTGGTTAGTTGGTTCTTTAGTTTTCGGTAATCTTAAATGGTTATTAGAAGGAAAAAAGAAAACTTCTCGCCCTATTCCTGACAATATTGATTTTATTCTTCTTTCTCAGGGTTTAGAAGATCATGCTCATCCCCCTACTTTAAAAGTTTTGGATCATAATTTACCTGTTGTGGCTTCGGTAAATGCGGGAAAAGTCTGTCAAGATTTAGGCTATACCAATATCACTACTCTTAAGCATAATGAAAGCTACATTTTTAATGATAAAATTCAAATAGATGCGATCGCAGGTTCTCCCGTTGGGCCAGGTGTAATAGAAAACGGGTATATTCTCAGAGATTTAGTGACTGGGGAATCTATTTATTATGAACCTCATGGCTTTCACTCTCCCAATTTACAAAAACAAGAATCAATTACCACAATTATTACTCCTCTAACTAACATCAAAATCCCTTTCCTTGGTCCTGTTATTAAAGGTCAAGAAACTGCTGTAGAAGTCTGCCGTTGGCTGAATCCTCAATATATTCTTTCCACTGCCGCAGGAGGAGATATAGATTTTGACGGTTTATTGGTCAATCTTTTAAAGCCTGACGGGACTATTGAAAGACTGCGTAATTTGTTAAAAGAGGCTAACTTATTTGTAAATGTTATTGAGCCTCAACCCGGAGAAAAGATAGTTATTACCAAGTAG
- a CDS encoding ABC transporter substrate-binding protein, translating to MALTKTILSPRDEWKTAKNFCVQCGKFHPSQSHWEFMQTMPQDPLEMISDLTKMGVYKPATFDIANSLSTAELRKELFLKMAGKGSPKREKLVLELAKQAGGLDNAFSAAFGAKAGEFFGDAIRSGEFSRRKFLQNVAIGAALVSLVNACGNNAGTPESQPDAPPPDTSNLEKTDLKVGFIPITCATPIIMSEPLGFYQKYGLNAQVVKMPSWGAVRDSAIAGELDAYHMLAPMPIAMTLGLGSATFGVRLASIENINGQAITVSNKYKGKINGPADFKGFVLGVPFPYSMHNLLLRYYLATGGINPDVDVTIRPVPPPDSIAQLVAGDIDGFLMPDPFNQRAVYEDAGFIHKLTKELWPGHPCCAFAASDTWINENPNTFRALNKSIIEATGYASKPENRVEIAEAISDRAFLNQPVEVVQAVLTGKFEDGLGNNLDVPDRIDFDPYPWQSFANWIMSQLVRWDISGDGKAKQLTADGKYDQLGQEIFLTDLARELAEELGQTPPDEIYRTETLEFDTFDPQQPDQYIQAQIDKYGF from the coding sequence ATGGCATTAACAAAAACAATTTTATCTCCCAGAGATGAATGGAAAACGGCAAAAAATTTTTGTGTCCAATGTGGTAAATTTCACCCTAGTCAAAGTCACTGGGAATTTATGCAAACTATGCCTCAAGATCCTCTTGAGATGATTAGTGATTTGACAAAAATGGGGGTTTATAAACCCGCCACTTTCGATATTGCCAACTCCTTAAGCACTGCAGAATTAAGGAAAGAATTATTCCTAAAAATGGCAGGAAAAGGAAGCCCAAAAAGAGAAAAATTGGTTTTAGAATTAGCCAAACAAGCGGGGGGTTTAGATAATGCTTTTTCCGCCGCCTTTGGTGCAAAAGCTGGAGAATTTTTCGGCGATGCTATTCGCAGTGGTGAATTTAGTCGTCGTAAATTTTTGCAAAACGTAGCCATTGGGGCGGCTTTAGTTTCCCTTGTTAATGCCTGTGGCAATAATGCTGGTACTCCTGAGTCTCAACCTGATGCCCCTCCCCCCGATACCTCTAATTTGGAAAAAACAGATTTAAAAGTGGGCTTTATCCCCATTACCTGTGCTACTCCGATTATTATGTCTGAGCCTTTAGGTTTTTATCAAAAATACGGCTTAAACGCTCAGGTTGTAAAAATGCCGAGTTGGGGGGCGGTGAGGGATTCTGCGATCGCAGGGGAGTTAGACGCATATCATATGTTAGCACCCATGCCCATTGCCATGACTCTGGGATTAGGTTCAGCTACTTTTGGGGTGAGATTAGCAAGTATTGAAAACATCAACGGACAAGCCATCACCGTTTCTAATAAGTATAAGGGTAAAATCAATGGTCCTGCGGACTTTAAGGGCTTTGTGTTGGGAGTACCTTTCCCCTATTCCATGCACAATTTACTCTTACGTTATTATTTAGCCACAGGGGGTATTAATCCTGATGTGGACGTTACTATTCGCCCTGTACCACCTCCAGACAGTATCGCTCAATTAGTAGCAGGGGATATTGATGGTTTCTTGATGCCTGATCCTTTTAATCAACGGGCGGTGTATGAAGACGCTGGATTTATTCATAAGTTAACCAAAGAATTGTGGCCCGGACATCCCTGTTGTGCTTTTGCGGCCAGTGACACATGGATTAACGAAAATCCTAACACCTTTAGAGCGTTAAATAAATCTATTATCGAGGCAACGGGCTACGCTAGTAAACCAGAAAATAGAGTCGAAATTGCGGAAGCTATATCCGATCGCGCCTTTTTGAATCAACCAGTGGAAGTAGTTCAAGCGGTCTTAACAGGTAAATTTGAGGACGGTTTAGGTAATAACTTAGACGTACCCGATCGCATTGACTTCGATCCTTACCCTTGGCAGAGTTTCGCAAACTGGATCATGTCTCAATTAGTGCGTTGGGATATATCAGGAGATGGCAAAGCAAAACAATTAACCGCCGATGGTAAATATGACCAATTAGGACAAGAAATCTTCCTCACAGATTTAGCAAGGGAATTAGCGGAAGAATTAGGACAAACTCCCCCCGATGAAATTTATCGCACGGAAACCCTTGAATTTGACACCTTCGATCCTCAACAACCCGATCAATATATTCAGGCACAGATTGATAAATATGGTTTTTAG
- the ntrB gene encoding nitrate ABC transporter permease, translated as MTIVQGRSPQNKFKQLLDNENVQALGIFLLSLGIFLLVWELGANAKIFAKGMPSASLTLKELWWWLTNPFFNNGPNDMGIGWNLLISLRRVAIGYIMASVVAVPLGILLGMSKIATKAFNPYVQLLKPVSPLAWLPLGLYLFRDSEKTGIFIILISSIWPTLVNTAFGVSKVNSDYLDVAKTLGASKWRTIFKVIIPAALPNIISGLRISMGISWLVIVAAEMLLGTGLGYFIWSEWNNLYLPNIIVAIIIIGLVGLLLDQIFAYLEKMVSFGKESS; from the coding sequence ATGACTATTGTACAAGGGCGATCGCCCCAAAATAAATTTAAACAATTATTGGATAACGAAAATGTCCAAGCCTTGGGGATATTCCTTCTTTCTTTGGGGATATTCTTGCTGGTGTGGGAATTAGGGGCAAATGCCAAAATTTTCGCTAAAGGTATGCCTAGCGCTTCCTTAACCCTCAAAGAATTATGGTGGTGGCTAACTAATCCTTTTTTCAACAATGGACCTAATGATATGGGTATCGGTTGGAATTTGTTAATTAGCTTAAGACGGGTTGCGATCGGTTATATTATGGCATCTGTAGTTGCCGTACCTTTAGGGATTTTGCTCGGAATGTCGAAAATAGCCACCAAAGCGTTTAATCCTTACGTACAACTTCTAAAGCCCGTTTCCCCCCTTGCTTGGTTGCCTTTGGGTTTATATTTATTTCGAGATTCAGAAAAAACAGGCATTTTCATTATTTTAATTAGTAGTATTTGGCCCACCCTTGTTAATACTGCTTTTGGAGTAAGTAAAGTTAACTCTGACTATCTCGACGTAGCCAAAACCCTCGGTGCATCAAAATGGCGGACTATTTTCAAAGTTATTATCCCTGCGGCGTTGCCCAATATTATTTCTGGTTTACGCATCAGTATGGGAATTTCTTGGTTGGTAATTGTAGCGGCGGAAATGCTTTTAGGTACTGGCTTGGGTTACTTCATCTGGAGTGAATGGAATAATCTTTATCTACCTAACATCATCGTGGCAATTATCATCATTGGTTTAGTGGGACTTTTACTAGATCAAATCTTCGCTTATTTAGAAAAAATGGTTTCATTTGGAAAAGAATCATCATGA
- a CDS encoding ABC transporter ATP-binding protein: MTVSTQPEYLTCLEAGDNVQLCLRNVSKVFSTKQGLFGTKKKEFVALENINLDIEYNTFVSIIGPSGCGKSTLLSIIAGLSSASGGSVMMNKEPIIGPGPDRGMVFQSYALMPWMTVEENIRFAVETVYPKMPINQQKRIVKEHLQMVGLTGASKKHPHELSGGMRQRVGIARALAINPDILLMDEPFGALDALTRGFLQEEIERIWEEHRKTVIMITHSIDEALLLSDKIIMMTKGPRAGIAQILDVPFPRPRNRFEVEDHPAYHDLKVAMEEHLYRETRAVEEARVNN, from the coding sequence ATGACGGTATCAACTCAACCAGAATATTTAACTTGTTTGGAGGCAGGGGATAACGTCCAACTGTGTCTTCGTAATGTTTCTAAAGTATTCTCAACAAAACAAGGCTTATTCGGCACAAAGAAAAAAGAATTTGTCGCCCTCGAAAATATCAATCTCGATATAGAATACAATACCTTTGTCAGTATCATCGGTCCTTCAGGCTGTGGAAAGTCAACCCTCTTAAGCATTATTGCCGGGTTAAGTTCTGCTAGTGGTGGCTCTGTAATGATGAATAAAGAACCCATTATAGGACCAGGTCCCGATCGAGGTATGGTGTTTCAAAGTTACGCCCTCATGCCCTGGATGACGGTAGAGGAAAATATCCGTTTTGCAGTGGAAACGGTTTACCCGAAAATGCCCATAAACCAACAAAAACGCATTGTTAAAGAACATTTGCAAATGGTAGGCTTAACAGGGGCATCAAAAAAACATCCTCATGAGTTATCGGGGGGGATGCGCCAACGGGTGGGTATTGCAAGGGCATTGGCAATTAATCCAGATATTTTACTAATGGATGAGCCTTTTGGAGCGTTGGATGCTTTAACTCGTGGTTTCTTACAAGAAGAAATCGAGCGTATTTGGGAAGAACATCGGAAAACGGTAATTATGATTACCCACAGTATCGATGAGGCTTTATTGTTGTCGGATAAAATCATCATGATGACAAAAGGTCCTCGCGCAGGTATTGCTCAAATTCTCGATGTACCTTTCCCCCGTCCTCGTAATCGTTTTGAAGTAGAAGATCATCCTGCTTATCATGATTTGAAAGTGGCCATGGAAGAACACTTATACCGAGAAACTAGGGCGGTGGAAGAAGCCAGAGTTAACAATTAA
- a CDS encoding nuclear transport factor 2 family protein, translated as MESKPPFPPFNLETAQQKVQMAEDAWNTRDPEKVVLAYTIDSQWRNRSEFLSGREEIKAFLYRKWAKELDYRLRKELWAFTDNRIAVRFEYEWHDESNQWYRSYGNEMWEFAENGLMQNRFASINDVLIKESERKFLWERG; from the coding sequence ATGGAATCAAAACCACCCTTCCCACCTTTCAACTTAGAAACGGCACAACAAAAAGTGCAAATGGCTGAGGATGCTTGGAACACAAGAGATCCTGAAAAGGTTGTTTTAGCCTATACCATTGATTCTCAATGGCGTAATCGTTCTGAGTTTTTGTCTGGTAGAGAAGAAATCAAGGCTTTTCTGTACCGTAAATGGGCAAAGGAGTTAGATTATCGTTTACGCAAGGAATTATGGGCTTTTACAGATAATCGTATTGCCGTTCGTTTTGAATATGAGTGGCACGACGAATCTAATCAGTGGTATCGTTCCTATGGCAATGAAATGTGGGAATTTGCCGAAAATGGCTTAATGCAAAATCGTTTTGCTAGTATCAATGATGTTTTGATCAAGGAATCAGAACGAAAATTTCTCTGGGAAAGGGGTTAA
- the cynS gene encoding cyanase has product MTIAEITKTLLDAKKAKGVTFAQLEEILGRDEVWIASVIYRQASADETEAKKLVEALGLSPEFAEELTIPPLKGSLDPVIPTDPLIYRFYEIMQVYGMPMKEVIHEKFGDGIMSAIDFTLDVDKVEDPKGDRVQVTMCGKFLPYKKW; this is encoded by the coding sequence ATGACTATTGCAGAAATTACCAAAACTTTATTAGATGCAAAAAAGGCAAAGGGCGTTACTTTTGCTCAATTAGAGGAAATTTTAGGACGGGATGAAGTCTGGATCGCATCGGTGATTTACCGTCAAGCTAGTGCTGATGAAACGGAAGCGAAAAAGTTAGTCGAGGCGTTAGGTTTATCCCCAGAGTTCGCTGAAGAATTAACTATTCCTCCCTTAAAAGGCTCTTTAGACCCCGTAATTCCCACTGACCCCCTGATTTATCGTTTTTACGAAATTATGCAGGTGTATGGAATGCCTATGAAAGAGGTTATCCATGAAAAATTCGGAGATGGTATCATGAGTGCGATCGACTTTACCCTAGATGTGGACAAAGTGGAAGACCCCAAGGGCGATCGAGTCCAAGTTACAATGTGTGGTAAGTTTTTACCCTATAAAAAATGGTAA
- the uvrB gene encoding excinuclease ABC subunit UvrB, with product MFHLNSPFQPTGDQPSAIASLVKSLSSGNRFQTLLGATGTGKTYTIACTIAQHQKPTLVLAHNKTLAAQLCNELRQFFPHNAVEYFISYYDYYQPEAYIPVTDTYIEKSSSINDEIDMLRHSATRSLFERKDVIVVASISCIYGLGMPVEYLKASIPLEINQEYDPRQLLRDLVNVQYHRNDTELSRATFRLKGDVLEIVPAYEDRVIRVEFFGDEIEAISLLDPVTGELLQELERINIYPAKHFVTPQDQLERAIALIEMELEERLTELEKQGKLVEAQRLKQKTKYDLEMLKEVGYCNGVENYSRHLTGRKAGQPPDCLVDYFPEDWLLVVDESHVTVPQIRGMYNGDQARKKVLIDHGFRLPSAADNRPLKADEFWQKVQQCIFVSATPSNWEIEQSENRIVEQIIRPTGILDPEIFVRPTEGQVDDLLGEIKERIKRKERVLITTLTKRMSEDLTEYLQERGVNVQYLHSEIQSIERIEILQSLRAGEFDVLIGVNLLREGLDLPEVSLVIILDADKEGFLRSEKSLIQTIGRAARHVNGQAILYADNFTDSMEKAINETKRRRKIQLEYNQKNNIIPQSISKKSSNSILEFLDISRKLNSQQLEEIYNQVEEISLDKIPDLIKQFEEKMKESAKNLEFEKAAEYRDKIKNLRAKLVSYN from the coding sequence ATGTTTCACCTTAACTCACCCTTCCAACCCACTGGAGATCAACCAAGTGCGATCGCATCTTTAGTCAAATCACTATCATCGGGTAATCGCTTTCAAACCCTCCTCGGTGCTACAGGCACTGGTAAAACTTATACCATAGCTTGTACTATCGCTCAACATCAAAAACCAACCCTAGTATTAGCACACAATAAAACCCTTGCCGCCCAATTGTGCAATGAATTAAGGCAGTTTTTCCCTCATAATGCCGTAGAATACTTCATCAGCTATTACGACTACTATCAACCAGAGGCGTATATTCCCGTTACCGATACCTATATCGAGAAAAGTTCATCTATCAACGATGAAATTGATATGTTGCGTCACTCCGCTACTAGGTCATTATTTGAAAGAAAAGATGTCATTGTCGTTGCTTCTATCAGTTGTATTTATGGTTTAGGGATGCCCGTTGAATACCTCAAAGCCTCTATCCCTTTAGAGATTAACCAAGAATATGATCCCCGTCAACTACTTAGAGACTTAGTAAATGTGCAGTATCACCGCAACGATACAGAGCTATCCCGTGCTACTTTTCGCCTTAAAGGAGATGTGTTAGAAATCGTACCAGCCTATGAAGATCGAGTTATACGGGTGGAATTTTTTGGAGATGAAATCGAAGCAATTTCTCTTTTAGACCCCGTCACAGGGGAATTATTGCAAGAATTAGAGCGAATTAACATCTACCCTGCCAAGCACTTTGTAACACCACAAGATCAATTAGAAAGAGCGATCGCACTTATCGAGATGGAATTAGAAGAAAGATTAACGGAATTGGAAAAACAGGGGAAATTAGTAGAAGCACAAAGGTTAAAACAGAAAACAAAATATGATTTAGAGATGTTAAAAGAAGTCGGATACTGCAACGGAGTAGAGAATTATTCAAGACATTTAACAGGTAGAAAAGCAGGACAACCACCCGATTGCTTAGTGGATTATTTCCCTGAAGATTGGCTTTTAGTAGTGGACGAATCACACGTTACTGTACCACAAATTAGGGGAATGTACAACGGAGATCAAGCAAGGAAAAAAGTATTAATTGATCATGGTTTTCGCCTACCCAGTGCCGCCGATAATCGCCCCTTAAAAGCCGATGAATTTTGGCAGAAAGTTCAACAGTGTATTTTCGTTTCAGCAACTCCTAGTAATTGGGAAATTGAACAATCAGAAAATAGAATTGTGGAGCAAATTATTCGCCCTACTGGTATTTTAGATCCTGAAATTTTTGTAAGACCCACCGAGGGACAAGTGGACGACTTATTAGGAGAAATTAAAGAGAGAATTAAGAGAAAAGAAAGGGTATTAATCACAACTTTAACAAAAAGAATGTCGGAAGATTTGACAGAATATTTACAAGAAAGAGGAGTAAATGTACAGTATTTACATTCTGAGATTCAATCTATTGAGAGAATAGAAATTTTACAGAGTTTAAGGGCTGGAGAATTTGATGTCTTAATTGGAGTGAATTTATTAAGGGAAGGGCTAGATTTACCTGAAGTCTCATTAGTGATCATTTTAGACGCAGATAAAGAAGGATTTTTGAGATCAGAAAAATCATTAATTCAAACCATAGGAAGGGCGGCAAGACACGTTAATGGACAAGCTATTTTATACGCTGATAATTTTACCGATAGCATGGAAAAAGCTATTAATGAAACTAAAAGAAGAAGGAAAATTCAACTGGAATATAATCAAAAAAATAATATTATTCCTCAATCTATTAGTAAAAAATCGAGTAACTCTATTTTAGAATTTTTAGATATATCACGAAAATTAAACTCTCAACAATTAGAGGAAATTTATAACCAAGTTGAAGAAATTAGCCTTGATAAAATTCCTGATTTAATTAAACAATTTGAGGAAAAAATGAAAGAATCAGCTAAGAATTTAGAATTTGAAAAAGCCGCTGAATATAGAGACAAAATTAAAAACTTAAGGGCAAAATTAGTCTCTTATAATTAG
- a CDS encoding D-alanyl-D-alanine carboxypeptidase family protein, translating to MKKFWQFLGSNFQIVNFFLASIIIGGLFGFWYLPQSSQKENTNINNPPPSVTKITPTNSPETATESPLTIANSPRNNPETPVDNTSVTPSSTSNNSTASITPPATVNNTTIATLPTTKQEKVNNPVNSSQSPEIEDQELAKINYLLSSTYFGHFPFQEAPQARLVNMGKYYNRTEYLDREAGEAFLRMKAAAKTQGVELILISGFRSISSQTQLFQKQIQKRGSKEEAVKLSAPPGHSEHHTGYALDIGDGKQPSLDLKTQFQSTQAYQWLSNNAHKYGFELSFPPNNLQGVSFEPWHWRFVASDRANRIFAMPRHLLYQNK from the coding sequence ATGAAAAAATTTTGGCAATTTTTAGGGTCTAACTTTCAAATAGTTAATTTTTTTCTCGCTTCAATTATTATAGGTGGGCTTTTTGGTTTCTGGTATCTCCCTCAATCCTCTCAAAAGGAAAATACTAATATTAACAATCCCCCCCCCTCTGTCACTAAAATTACCCCCACGAATTCCCCCGAAACGGCAACCGAGTCACCTCTTACTATTGCTAATTCTCCTCGCAACAATCCAGAAACACCCGTTGATAATACTTCTGTCACCCCTTCCTCAACTTCCAATAACTCCACTGCATCTATTACCCCTCCCGCAACCGTGAATAATACTACCATTGCCACTTTGCCCACCACTAAGCAAGAAAAGGTAAATAATCCCGTTAATAGTTCACAATCCCCCGAAATAGAGGATCAAGAATTAGCTAAGATTAATTATCTTCTTTCTTCTACTTATTTTGGTCATTTTCCCTTTCAAGAAGCCCCTCAAGCACGATTAGTGAACATGGGAAAATATTATAATCGCACAGAGTATTTAGACAGAGAAGCAGGGGAAGCATTTTTGCGGATGAAGGCGGCGGCGAAAACTCAGGGAGTTGAATTAATTTTAATTTCGGGATTTCGTTCAATTTCTTCACAAACCCAATTATTCCAAAAACAAATCCAAAAACGAGGTAGTAAAGAAGAAGCAGTAAAATTAAGTGCACCTCCGGGACATAGTGAACATCACACAGGTTATGCTTTAGATATAGGCGATGGAAAACAACCATCTCTTGATTTGAAAACTCAATTTCAATCCACACAGGCTTATCAGTGGTTAAGTAATAATGCCCATAAATATGGCTTTGAGCTATCCTTTCCCCCAAATAACTTACAAGGAGTAAGTTTTGAGCCTTGGCATTGGCGTTTTGTGGCTTCTGATCGAGCTAATAGAATTTTTGCTATGCCTAGACATTTACTTTATCAAAATAAATGA
- a CDS encoding protein kinase domain-containing protein → MEEAIASRYKIIKNLGSGGFGDTFLAQDLQMPSARQVVIKKLKPVHHNNISLEFIETLFEKEAKVLEELGQNCPQIPTLYAYFRENEEFYLVQEYIEGKSLAELGVIHPNQCESILSSLLNTLKYVHGKNIIHRDIKPENIILRDSDKLPVLIDFGAVKESMGAVQLSSGSTVSSVIIGTRGFIPPEQSTGRTVFSSDLYALSLTIIYSLTGKYPIELPNNNITGELDWQSYIPNLPLNLKTVLEKASKIDLAQRYPTAQEMYEALHLSQGQTMAVTPNPIDLQKSSTPNLAPTVLIPNSMASVPQQVSQVSQPLVAPQKNNLLVILITALLVALGVSGGFFVVQQMKETQARLEEIEKEKEETEARLAEEQTKREEEELKRQESEKMRLEAEKERAKAEELRRQAEIKAQSQPQIRTVVVNPSSLTDGSYGTITGSTGSKNIRSGPGTGYPVVGEGYTGESIEILDSGYDNGGYLWYKVYHPSSGVTGWMAGQLVNY, encoded by the coding sequence ATGGAAGAGGCGATCGCATCCAGATATAAAATCATTAAAAACCTTGGCAGTGGTGGCTTTGGGGATACATTTCTCGCTCAAGATTTACAAATGCCTTCTGCTAGACAAGTAGTTATCAAAAAACTTAAGCCGGTTCATCATAATAATATTTCTCTTGAATTTATTGAGACACTATTTGAAAAAGAAGCAAAAGTATTAGAAGAATTAGGACAAAATTGCCCACAAATTCCCACTTTATACGCTTATTTTCGAGAAAATGAAGAATTTTATCTAGTTCAAGAATATATTGAAGGTAAAAGTTTAGCGGAATTGGGAGTAATTCACCCCAATCAATGCGAATCAATTTTATCATCTCTGCTTAATACTCTCAAATATGTTCATGGCAAGAATATTATTCACCGTGACATTAAACCCGAAAACATCATTCTTAGAGACAGCGATAAATTACCCGTCTTAATTGACTTTGGTGCAGTCAAAGAAAGTATGGGGGCTGTACAATTAAGCAGTGGTTCGACGGTAAGTTCAGTAATTATCGGCACAAGGGGCTTCATACCACCAGAACAAAGCACAGGTAGGACAGTATTTAGTAGTGACCTATACGCCCTGAGTTTAACCATTATTTATAGCTTAACAGGAAAATATCCTATAGAACTGCCCAATAATAACATTACGGGGGAATTAGATTGGCAAAGCTATATTCCTAATTTACCGTTAAATTTGAAGACAGTACTGGAAAAAGCCTCAAAAATTGATTTAGCTCAAAGGTATCCTACCGCCCAAGAAATGTATGAAGCCTTGCATCTCAGTCAAGGACAAACTATGGCAGTAACTCCAAATCCTATTGATTTACAAAAATCTAGTACTCCTAATCTAGCACCGACAGTCTTAATTCCCAACAGTATGGCTAGTGTGCCTCAACAGGTGTCGCAAGTTTCTCAACCCCTTGTTGCCCCTCAAAAAAATAATTTGCTAGTCATATTAATAACAGCTTTATTAGTGGCTTTAGGGGTATCAGGAGGGTTTTTTGTCGTTCAACAAATGAAGGAAACTCAGGCAAGATTAGAAGAAATTGAAAAAGAGAAAGAGGAAACAGAAGCAAGACTAGCTGAGGAACAGACAAAACGAGAAGAAGAAGAATTAAAACGGCAAGAGTCCGAGAAAATGAGATTAGAAGCAGAAAAGGAGAGAGCAAAAGCTGAGGAATTACGTCGTCAAGCGGAAATAAAGGCACAATCTCAACCTCAAATTCGTACAGTTGTAGTTAATCCGTCCAGTTTAACCGATGGTTCTTATGGAACAATTACGGGTAGTACAGGCTCAAAAAATATTCGATCAGGACCGGGTACAGGTTATCCTGTAGTAGGAGAAGGATACACTGGTGAATCCATTGAAATTTTAGATAGTGGTTATGACAATGGAGGCTATCTTTGGTATAAAGTTTATCATCCTTCATCAGGGGTAACAGGGTGGATGGCAGGACAATTAGTTAATTATTAG
- the cas6 gene encoding CRISPR-associated endoribonuclease Cas6 translates to MNINPLSSLGNLTWTNKNDLVILEFELVAGKDYYLCFDYSKGLHAWFLDQVRQLSSDLSQRLHDYPEEKAFSISRLQGNLIESDDKILLKQNSLYTWYLSIFSQELIQWLKIWFNQFPSHLGLYHAPLQIQKVKFFSPPTTYENLWKEKIETNFCFTFLSPTSFRRNNHHYPLPHPPNLFHSYLRRWNQFSQKVFSQDSFLDWIDKFVIIRRYHLESKKVAGGKKGSVTGFIGSLELYLGHKYQDYPEFTQLYSALCRFAPYCGTGHKTTFGLGHTRLEWVDIYQNNNNSLEDKLSQRIDELVDIFLKKKNGKGGNRTKNICLNYANIIARKELRQSLKDIATELEMPYETVKTYSKRATKILSSSQLT, encoded by the coding sequence GTGAATATTAATCCACTATCCTCTTTAGGAAATTTAACTTGGACAAATAAAAATGATTTAGTTATTCTCGAATTTGAATTAGTTGCGGGAAAAGATTACTATCTCTGTTTCGACTACAGTAAAGGCTTACACGCTTGGTTTTTAGATCAAGTAAGGCAACTATCCTCTGATTTATCACAAAGACTTCACGACTATCCAGAAGAAAAAGCATTCAGCATTTCCCGTTTGCAAGGTAATTTAATAGAATCAGACGATAAAATTCTTCTCAAACAAAACTCTCTTTACACTTGGTATCTATCCATCTTCTCTCAAGAATTAATCCAATGGTTAAAAATTTGGTTTAATCAATTCCCCTCTCATTTGGGTTTATACCATGCACCTCTACAAATCCAAAAAGTCAAATTTTTTTCTCCCCCCACCACCTACGAAAATCTCTGGAAAGAAAAAATAGAAACTAATTTTTGTTTTACATTTCTCTCACCCACAAGTTTTCGCCGTAACAATCACCATTACCCCTTGCCTCATCCCCCCAATTTATTCCATAGTTATTTGCGACGTTGGAATCAATTTTCCCAAAAAGTATTTTCCCAAGATAGCTTTTTAGATTGGATAGATAAATTTGTCATCATCCGTAGGTATCATCTGGAATCAAAAAAAGTAGCAGGAGGAAAAAAAGGTAGTGTTACAGGCTTTATAGGTTCATTAGAGTTATATTTAGGTCATAAATATCAAGATTATCCCGAATTTACTCAACTTTACTCCGCTTTATGCAGATTTGCACCTTACTGCGGTACAGGCCATAAAACTACATTTGGTTTAGGACATACCAGATTAGAATGGGTTGATATTTATCAAAATAATAATAATAGTCTTGAAGATAAACTATCTCAAAGAATAGATGAATTAGTTGATATTTTTCTGAAAAAAAAGAATGGTAAAGGAGGTAATCGTACTAAAAATATTTGTCTTAATTACGCCAATATCATTGCTAGAAAAGAATTAAGACAATCATTAAAAGATATTGCCACAGAATTAGAAATGCCCTATGAAACAGTCAAAACTTACTCAAAAAGAGCAACAAAAATATTATCTTCTTCTCAATTAACCTAA